The following are from one region of the Paenibacillus sp. JZ16 genome:
- a CDS encoding DUF402 domain-containing protein has protein sequence MKRKFGDRANWRRITRRHFTSRYVECEQFTGYLTLYTIYGLKEPLWKTYGRHTYRIADKGYSWLQYYPKDSHFIVTAMFDDKRNIVQWYIDICKKQGVTDQGVPWFDDLYLDVVVVKNGEVFLLDEDELEDALGRNDITRDDYRLAKVTARNLLRAIDAHEFPYFMMSLKHRDQLFHNGEFRRKK, from the coding sequence ATGAAACGTAAATTCGGAGATCGGGCGAACTGGCGCCGTATCACCCGCCGGCACTTCACTTCCCGGTATGTGGAATGTGAGCAATTTACAGGGTATCTCACGTTATATACCATATATGGCCTGAAAGAACCGTTGTGGAAGACGTATGGCCGTCATACTTACCGAATCGCGGACAAAGGTTATTCATGGCTGCAGTATTATCCGAAGGACAGCCATTTCATCGTGACAGCCATGTTTGATGACAAACGAAATATTGTTCAATGGTACATCGATATTTGCAAGAAACAAGGGGTAACGGATCAGGGTGTCCCTTGGTTTGATGATCTGTATTTGGACGTTGTTGTCGTCAAAAATGGTGAAGTGTTCTTGCTGGATGAAGATGAGCTTGAGGATGCCTTAGGGCGGAATGACATTACGCGGGATGATTACAGGCTTGCCAAGGTGACCGCGCGGAATCTGCTTCGGGCCATCGACGCGCATGAATTCCCTTACTTTATGATGTCTCTGAAGCATCGCGACCAGTTATTTCATAACGGAGAGTTCAGGAGGAAGAAATAA
- the mutS gene encoding DNA mismatch repair protein MutS, giving the protein MAKYTPMIEQYLKVKEQARDAFLFFRLGDFYEMFFDDAILASKELEITLTGREGGGAEKIPMCGVPYHSAEGYIQRLIEKGYKVAICEQMEDASVTKGMVRREIVRVVTPGTIMDGKVVHDKSNNYMVCVTETGGLMSLSACDLSTGELYVTSVPSSEEWLRDEIGLYEPSEIIGDAALLDIISSQALPGSRNIVYTAWDRREDALVRTQFGEPAWARLEEERRACISLLISYLSETQKRSLGQLTQIASYEPGQYMVLDPFTRRNLELVETVRERSKKGSLLWLLDRTETSMGARLLRRRIDKPLLSRSRIEERLEAVEHLYNQYILREDLRMALKEIYDLERLVGRIAFGSANGRDLNALKLSLRQIPSLKELCAESASETLRRVAADTDICDDLCELIENAIVDEPPVSVRDGGIIKPGYHERLDEFREASTSGKRWIAELEAKERAATGIKSLKIGYNKVFGYYIEVTKSNLSSLPEGRYERKQTLANAERYVTPELKEKEGLILEAQEKMVDLEYALFTELRDKLNTQVSRLQKLAERIAEIDVYQSLAAVSAEYRFVKPELSEGYDYIVEGGRHPVVEAVMKDSSFIANGTDLRKDGSSILLITGPNMAGKSTYMRQVALLSILAQMGCFVPAERAVIPLVDRIFTRIGAADDLIGGQSTFMVEMADIQVMTEKATPRSLIIIDELGRGTSTSEGMAIAQAVIEYVHDHIGCKALVSTHFHELAHLQESLGGLKNYSMAVQESGDKVHFLRKLIPGAADSSYGIYCARLAGLPGSIIDRAYGLLQGLEMASLAAVASEQGIVMQREQPAAAAPSDERRSGSEAVYEHRDDKMPYTESLSGADRKGGVVQLSIFGEEEVPEPSVKPGKDQHSMAQETSQDPAVKSLIAAVKGADVMNMTPLQAMQFLNDLKLQAKDM; this is encoded by the coding sequence ATGGCTAAATATACGCCGATGATTGAACAATATTTGAAGGTCAAAGAACAAGCGCGCGATGCGTTTCTTTTTTTCCGCTTAGGCGATTTTTACGAAATGTTTTTTGATGATGCAATCCTTGCATCGAAGGAATTGGAGATTACGCTGACCGGCCGCGAAGGCGGCGGTGCAGAGAAAATACCGATGTGCGGAGTCCCTTATCATTCCGCGGAGGGTTATATTCAGCGGTTGATTGAGAAGGGGTACAAAGTCGCCATCTGCGAACAGATGGAGGATGCTTCAGTCACGAAAGGCATGGTGCGGCGGGAAATCGTTCGGGTCGTCACGCCGGGGACCATCATGGACGGCAAGGTTGTGCACGACAAGTCGAACAATTACATGGTGTGTGTCACGGAAACGGGCGGCTTGATGTCTTTATCGGCATGCGATCTGTCAACCGGGGAGCTTTATGTGACGTCAGTTCCATCTTCGGAGGAATGGCTGCGGGATGAGATTGGCCTCTATGAGCCTTCCGAGATTATTGGGGACGCGGCGCTGCTTGATATCATTTCATCTCAGGCGCTTCCAGGCAGCCGCAACATCGTCTATACGGCATGGGATCGCAGGGAGGACGCATTGGTACGCACCCAGTTCGGTGAGCCGGCTTGGGCCCGCCTGGAAGAGGAGCGAAGAGCCTGCATATCCCTGCTGATCTCGTATTTAAGCGAGACGCAGAAGCGGTCGCTGGGGCAGCTGACGCAGATTGCTTCCTATGAACCGGGACAATACATGGTTCTGGATCCGTTCACCAGACGCAACCTGGAGCTGGTTGAGACGGTTCGTGAGCGTTCGAAGAAAGGATCGCTCCTGTGGCTTCTGGATCGCACGGAAACCTCGATGGGAGCCAGACTCCTGCGGCGGAGAATCGATAAACCGCTGCTGTCCCGCAGCCGGATTGAAGAGCGGCTGGAGGCTGTTGAGCATTTGTATAACCAGTACATACTGCGTGAAGATTTGCGGATGGCGCTTAAAGAGATATACGATCTGGAGCGATTGGTCGGCCGGATTGCGTTCGGCAGCGCGAACGGACGGGATTTGAACGCGCTCAAACTGTCATTAAGACAAATTCCTTCTCTGAAAGAGCTGTGTGCCGAGTCTGCTTCCGAGACGCTGCGCCGGGTGGCTGCGGATACGGATATTTGCGACGATCTGTGCGAACTGATCGAGAATGCGATTGTTGACGAACCGCCGGTATCCGTGCGTGACGGAGGCATCATCAAGCCGGGTTATCACGAGCGGCTGGATGAGTTTCGTGAAGCGAGCACCAGCGGCAAACGCTGGATCGCCGAGCTGGAAGCCAAGGAACGCGCGGCTACGGGGATCAAGTCGCTGAAGATCGGTTACAACAAGGTGTTCGGCTATTATATCGAGGTGACGAAGTCCAATCTGTCGTCCCTGCCGGAAGGCCGGTATGAGCGCAAGCAGACGCTGGCGAACGCGGAGCGTTATGTCACGCCCGAGCTGAAGGAGAAGGAAGGATTGATCCTTGAGGCGCAGGAGAAGATGGTGGATCTGGAGTACGCTCTCTTTACCGAGCTCAGGGACAAGCTGAATACCCAAGTGAGCCGGCTCCAAAAGCTCGCGGAGCGCATTGCCGAGATTGACGTCTATCAATCCCTGGCCGCGGTCAGCGCGGAATACCGGTTCGTGAAGCCGGAGCTGAGCGAAGGGTATGATTATATCGTTGAAGGCGGTCGTCATCCTGTCGTGGAAGCCGTCATGAAGGATTCATCGTTTATCGCGAACGGGACGGATTTACGCAAGGACGGCTCCTCGATCCTGCTGATTACCGGTCCGAATATGGCTGGAAAAAGCACATACATGCGCCAGGTTGCCTTGTTATCGATTTTGGCCCAGATGGGCTGCTTTGTTCCGGCAGAGCGCGCGGTTATCCCGCTGGTGGACCGGATCTTTACCCGCATCGGAGCGGCAGACGATCTGATCGGCGGCCAGAGCACTTTTATGGTGGAAATGGCGGATATTCAGGTCATGACGGAAAAAGCAACGCCCCGCAGTCTGATTATCATCGACGAGCTGGGACGCGGTACGTCGACGAGTGAAGGCATGGCGATTGCGCAAGCCGTGATTGAGTATGTGCATGACCATATCGGCTGTAAGGCATTGGTATCCACGCATTTCCATGAGCTCGCCCATCTTCAGGAAAGCCTTGGCGGTCTCAAAAATTATTCCATGGCGGTTCAGGAAAGCGGAGACAAAGTGCATTTTCTCCGCAAGCTGATCCCTGGCGCGGCTGACAGCAGCTACGGCATTTACTGTGCGAGATTGGCAGGATTGCCCGGCAGCATCATTGACCGCGCCTATGGGCTCCTGCAGGGCCTGGAGATGGCCTCGCTGGCCGCGGTGGCATCGGAGCAAGGGATTGTGATGCAGCGCGAGCAGCCAGCTGCCGCAGCTCCTTCCGATGAGAGACGAAGCGGATCGGAAGCTGTCTATGAGCATCGTGATGATAAGATGCCGTATACCGAAAGCTTGAGCGGCGCCGACCGGAAGGGCGGCGTGGTGCAGCTCTCCATTTTTGGCGAGGAGGAAGTGCCTGAACCGAGTGTTAAGCCTGGCAAGGATCAGCATTCCATGGCGCAGGAAACTTCTCAAGATCCTGCCGTCAAGAGCCTCATTGCTGCCGTTAAAGGCGCGGACGTGATGAATATGACGCCGCTTCAGGCCATGCAATTCCTGAACGACCTGAAGCTTCAAGCGAAGGATATGTGA
- the mutL gene encoding DNA mismatch repair endonuclease MutL, whose translation MGIIRILDEHIANQIAAGEVVERPASVVKELVENAIDAGSTKIDVTVEEGGLDSIRVTDNGAGIDPEDCETAFYRHATSKIAEGRDLFQITSLGFRGEALPSIAAVSKVRLVTSNAQDGRGRVLEIEGGHLRVNEETAAPRGTDFLVKELFFNTPARLKYMKTIQTELGHISDYVYRLALSRPDIAFTLRHNGNSLLQTLGNGDALQVIAAIYGTQSAKAMLPFEAENMDYTLSGYISRPDYTRANRNGMSLIINGRYIRNYGLMQAILRGYHTLLPINRFPLVVIQLSMHPSLIDVNVHPSKLEVRFSKEQELFALVEEEIRKVLQQEILIPRPAKQNIGKSDNAYIQEQLQFSPAQSHASPNDSGSERDIAIPGSGEPSIGGNMPLKAPPAATWPEGQVFTRSEPDIKRAYGSGAAGTSATSQMRETAAASSYRSEYRNETRGNAGIPAVTKEWLQSASGPDPEIPPFPELTLIGQHHGTYLIAQNDTGLYLIDQHAAHERINYEYYYEQFGNPADASQELLLPITLEFTPSESEKVKERLHWFEKVGVYMEFFGGHTFLVRSHPFWFPKGDEKAIIEEMAEWVLSERNIDIAKLRETSSIMCSCKASIKANQKLTEQEAMTLIQRLGACRQPYTCPHGRPIVVSFSAYDLEKMFKRVM comes from the coding sequence ATGGGGATTATTCGGATTTTGGACGAGCATATTGCAAACCAGATTGCTGCCGGTGAGGTGGTGGAGCGGCCTGCCTCCGTTGTAAAGGAGCTAGTCGAGAACGCCATTGATGCCGGGAGCACCAAGATTGACGTAACGGTCGAAGAAGGCGGACTGGACAGCATTCGCGTAACGGATAACGGCGCCGGCATTGATCCGGAGGATTGCGAGACGGCTTTTTACCGCCATGCGACAAGCAAAATCGCTGAAGGCCGCGATCTGTTTCAAATCACCAGCCTTGGATTCCGGGGCGAAGCCCTGCCATCCATCGCGGCCGTATCCAAGGTGCGTCTGGTTACGTCCAATGCTCAGGATGGCCGCGGACGGGTGCTCGAAATCGAAGGCGGTCATCTGCGCGTGAACGAAGAAACGGCTGCACCCCGAGGAACGGATTTTCTCGTGAAGGAATTGTTCTTCAATACGCCGGCAAGGCTGAAATATATGAAAACGATCCAAACCGAGCTGGGGCATATATCCGACTATGTGTATCGTCTGGCCCTTTCCCGGCCGGATATTGCCTTTACGCTCAGGCACAATGGAAACTCGCTGCTGCAGACGCTGGGCAACGGCGATGCCCTTCAGGTCATTGCGGCCATATACGGTACCCAATCGGCCAAAGCGATGCTACCGTTTGAAGCGGAGAATATGGACTACACGCTAAGCGGATATATCAGCCGCCCGGATTATACCCGGGCAAACCGTAACGGCATGTCGCTGATCATCAATGGGAGGTATATTCGGAACTACGGCTTGATGCAGGCGATTTTGAGAGGTTATCATACGCTGCTGCCAATCAACCGGTTTCCGCTCGTTGTCATTCAGTTGTCCATGCACCCCTCTTTGATTGATGTGAATGTTCATCCCTCCAAGCTGGAGGTGCGGTTCAGTAAAGAGCAGGAGCTGTTCGCTTTGGTGGAGGAAGAAATTCGCAAGGTGCTGCAGCAGGAAATCCTGATTCCACGCCCGGCCAAACAAAATATTGGCAAAAGCGACAACGCCTATATCCAGGAACAGCTGCAATTTTCTCCTGCGCAAAGCCATGCCTCGCCGAACGACAGCGGCAGTGAACGGGATATCGCGATCCCCGGAAGCGGCGAGCCTTCAATTGGCGGAAACATGCCTCTCAAGGCGCCACCTGCAGCGACATGGCCGGAGGGGCAGGTCTTCACCCGGTCTGAGCCGGATATCAAGCGCGCTTATGGGTCCGGAGCAGCAGGTACATCCGCCACCTCGCAAATGCGGGAAACGGCAGCAGCTTCTTCTTATCGCAGTGAATACCGCAATGAGACCAGGGGGAATGCCGGAATTCCTGCCGTAACGAAAGAGTGGCTGCAGTCGGCCTCAGGACCAGATCCAGAGATCCCGCCATTTCCGGAGCTCACGCTTATCGGCCAGCATCACGGCACTTATCTCATAGCGCAGAATGATACCGGGCTGTACCTGATTGATCAGCATGCCGCGCATGAGCGGATTAACTACGAGTATTACTACGAACAGTTTGGCAACCCGGCAGACGCATCCCAGGAGCTGCTGCTGCCGATTACGCTGGAATTTACGCCCTCGGAATCGGAAAAGGTGAAGGAACGGCTGCACTGGTTTGAAAAGGTTGGCGTGTATATGGAGTTTTTTGGCGGTCATACCTTCCTGGTGCGCTCCCATCCGTTCTGGTTCCCCAAGGGCGACGAGAAGGCCATTATCGAAGAGATGGCTGAATGGGTGTTGAGCGAACGCAATATCGATATCGCCAAGCTGAGAGAAACCTCGTCGATCATGTGTTCCTGCAAGGCTTCCATCAAAGCCAATCAGAAGCTGACGGAGCAGGAGGCGATGACGTTGATACAGCGTTTGGGCGCCTGCCGGCAGCCATACACATGTCCGCATGGACGACCGATTGTGGTTTCCTTCTCGGCTTATGATTTGGAGAAAATGTTTAAGCGCGTTATGTAA
- a CDS encoding transglycosylase domain-containing protein, which yields MAGKDNQMSRLNKNKDNSKTSKTTKPNAKKKKGKGKRIAWALFFTAVIAIFCALAGYLFILISGEKLLEQNQDKLTAYGTSKVYDRNGALMGELSLQKSDPVKYEDIPEKLIQAFIATEDKRFMEHNGVDMWSIGRAAVKDIMARSMVEGGSTITQQLAKNIFLTRDKTFFRKATEMSIALALERQHSKQEIIEMYLNRINFGGPYYGIKAASERYFGKSDLNKLDLWEMATLAAMPKGPSRYNPLKNPDLSKERRAVVLTLMEQQGYITAEEAAEAKKVDYAYTPPERQQKYTAFIDYVMEEAEEKWGLTEDDVNIGGYQIYTTMDVNAQTAMEEEFKNPENFEESPDDVPVEGSMVIINQETGGIVAMSGGREYTRGGFSRATDSRRQPGSALKPIVSYAPALESGKFTKDSRLSNKKQCFGSNYCPNNLHGYSETIGMPEAIQRSENIPAVWLLNQIGVKAGFEFAQSLGIKMTEGDANLSLALGGMDTGTNTFEMAQAFSAFANGGEFKEAFAIKQIKDNKGKVVHENKGSKGKRVMSASTASQMTDMMKRVVEDGTGRNARISRPVAGKTGTTQSGYKGVSSNRDVWFVGYTPELTAAVWMGYDNPDRQHLLKRSSSISASLWGKVMEKAVQGYEAKSFPSTEPVQPPVEETTLTAVSGLTGSYNGETQTVSLSWNPVHGNIQYRVYRKETSESEYTRILDSLGGTAIEDMSAMEGLTYDYYVTAFDPSTGDESEPSNILQIVAVSEELPPEDLEPDPGDIQEPPPVDEGDNGAGNEFPPGNENGNGNGNGNGEPGNGNGEGPGNGNGNGNGNGNGNGNGNGTNPPDNGNGAGNGQDGQFPGDGSDGSGDGSNNGDTGTGGTDTDSGNIPTVPGTIVEPSDPVDGSDESQDSP from the coding sequence ATGGCTGGAAAAGATAATCAGATGTCACGGTTGAATAAAAACAAAGACAACTCGAAGACATCCAAAACCACGAAACCGAATGCGAAGAAGAAAAAGGGCAAGGGAAAGCGAATCGCGTGGGCGTTGTTTTTCACGGCCGTCATTGCGATCTTCTGTGCGCTTGCAGGTTATTTGTTCATCCTGATCAGCGGTGAAAAGCTGCTGGAGCAGAATCAGGATAAATTGACCGCATACGGTACTTCCAAGGTATATGACCGTAATGGCGCGCTGATGGGCGAACTATCCCTCCAGAAGAGTGATCCCGTGAAGTACGAGGATATTCCTGAGAAATTGATACAAGCATTCATTGCAACAGAAGATAAACGGTTCATGGAGCACAACGGCGTGGACATGTGGTCGATCGGCCGCGCAGCGGTAAAGGATATCATGGCCCGTTCCATGGTTGAAGGCGGAAGCACGATCACACAGCAGCTGGCGAAGAATATATTCTTGACCAGGGATAAAACCTTCTTCCGGAAGGCGACGGAAATGTCGATCGCGCTGGCGCTTGAGCGTCAGCACAGCAAACAGGAAATTATCGAGATGTATTTAAACCGGATTAACTTCGGAGGACCTTATTACGGCATCAAAGCCGCATCCGAGCGTTATTTCGGCAAGTCGGATCTGAACAAGCTGGATTTATGGGAAATGGCGACACTTGCGGCAATGCCGAAGGGACCGTCCCGATATAATCCGCTTAAGAATCCTGACCTCTCCAAAGAGCGTCGTGCGGTCGTATTGACCCTGATGGAACAGCAGGGGTATATCACGGCCGAAGAGGCAGCGGAAGCCAAAAAAGTGGACTATGCTTATACACCGCCTGAAAGACAGCAGAAATATACAGCGTTTATCGATTATGTCATGGAAGAGGCAGAAGAGAAGTGGGGCCTTACCGAGGACGACGTTAACATCGGCGGTTATCAGATTTACACCACGATGGACGTGAATGCCCAGACGGCAATGGAAGAAGAGTTCAAGAATCCGGAAAACTTTGAAGAAAGTCCGGACGACGTGCCGGTTGAAGGTTCTATGGTCATCATAAACCAGGAAACCGGCGGTATCGTCGCCATGTCCGGTGGACGGGAATATACGCGCGGCGGGTTCAGCCGGGCTACCGACAGCCGTCGTCAGCCGGGATCCGCCTTGAAGCCGATTGTATCGTATGCACCGGCGCTGGAATCCGGGAAGTTTACGAAGGACTCCAGATTAAGTAATAAAAAGCAATGTTTTGGCAGCAATTACTGTCCGAACAACCTGCACGGTTACTCGGAGACCATTGGCATGCCGGAAGCGATTCAGCGTTCCGAGAACATTCCGGCCGTATGGCTGTTGAACCAAATCGGCGTAAAAGCCGGATTCGAGTTTGCACAGAGTCTCGGCATCAAGATGACCGAAGGCGATGCGAACTTATCCCTGGCCCTCGGCGGAATGGATACAGGTACGAACACATTTGAGATGGCACAGGCTTTCAGCGCTTTTGCCAATGGCGGAGAATTTAAAGAGGCTTTTGCGATCAAACAGATTAAGGATAACAAAGGCAAGGTTGTGCATGAGAATAAAGGCAGCAAAGGGAAGCGCGTAATGAGTGCTTCGACGGCTTCGCAAATGACAGACATGATGAAGCGCGTCGTAGAGGACGGAACGGGTAGAAATGCTCGAATCAGCCGTCCGGTAGCCGGTAAGACCGGAACCACGCAGAGCGGCTATAAGGGCGTCAGCTCAAACCGCGACGTATGGTTTGTCGGATATACGCCGGAGTTAACGGCAGCTGTATGGATGGGTTATGACAACCCTGACCGGCAGCATCTGCTGAAACGAAGCAGTTCGATCTCGGCTTCCCTATGGGGCAAAGTAATGGAGAAGGCGGTTCAGGGATATGAAGCCAAGAGCTTCCCGAGTACCGAGCCGGTACAGCCGCCTGTAGAAGAAACGACATTAACTGCAGTCAGCGGTTTGACGGGCTCCTATAACGGGGAGACTCAGACTGTATCACTGAGCTGGAATCCGGTTCACGGCAACATTCAATACCGCGTGTACCGTAAGGAAACGTCGGAATCGGAATACACCCGCATTCTCGATTCCTTGGGAGGAACCGCTATCGAGGATATGAGTGCGATGGAAGGTTTGACTTACGATTATTATGTGACGGCCTTCGATCCATCAACCGGCGATGAGTCGGAACCTTCGAACATTTTGCAAATCGTGGCTGTATCCGAGGAATTGCCGCCTGAGGATCTGGAACCCGATCCGGGGGACATTCAGGAACCGCCTCCGGTTGATGAAGGTGACAACGGAGCTGGCAATGAGTTCCCTCCTGGAAATGAGAATGGCAACGGGAACGGCAACGGTAATGGCGAGCCAGGCAATGGGAATGGTGAAGGCCCAGGCAATGGCAACGGAAATGGTAACGGTAACGGTAACGGTAACGGTAACGGTAATGGAACAAATCCTCCTGACAATGGAAACGGGGCCGGGAATGGCCAAGATGGTCAATTTCCTGGCGATGGATCGGATGGCTCGGGAGATGGATCTAACAATGGCGACACAGGCACTGGAGGAACCGACACCGATTCGGGCAATATTCCTACGGTACCGGGAACCATTGTGGAGCCGTCGGATCCGGTTGACGGATCTGACGAGTCCCAGGACAGCCCATAA
- a CDS encoding YdcF family protein, whose protein sequence is MRQEIHKSLPRAGTKKRAWYRRGMITLLSLVVLGVLWSGYAYWKIESAVSSPSEKADVGIILGASMWGDQPSPGLRERLEHALVEYHAGRFDTFIVSGGLDKPGYPFTEAEGMRNFLVDAGVPEEQIFLENEATSTYENLLFSQAIMEEHGWKTAIIVTHDYHGTRAMEVATTLGYDRPSISLTESTVLPMAKHKSREVLAYTKWTADRLLIAMGVL, encoded by the coding sequence ATGCGTCAGGAAATACATAAGAGTCTGCCACGAGCAGGCACTAAGAAGAGAGCATGGTATCGGAGAGGGATGATTACCCTGCTCTCTCTCGTTGTTCTTGGAGTGCTCTGGTCAGGTTATGCATATTGGAAGATCGAAAGCGCCGTCAGCAGTCCGTCGGAAAAGGCGGATGTCGGCATCATCTTGGGCGCTTCCATGTGGGGAGATCAGCCAAGTCCTGGGCTTCGCGAACGGCTTGAGCATGCACTGGTTGAATACCATGCAGGCCGTTTTGATACCTTCATCGTTTCTGGCGGCCTTGATAAGCCCGGGTATCCATTTACCGAAGCCGAAGGGATGAGAAATTTCTTGGTCGACGCGGGCGTACCCGAGGAACAAATCTTCCTGGAGAACGAAGCTACGAGCACTTACGAGAATTTGCTCTTCAGCCAAGCAATAATGGAGGAGCATGGGTGGAAAACCGCCATTATAGTAACCCATGACTATCACGGGACGAGGGCGATGGAGGTTGCGACAACCCTTGGTTATGATCGTCCTTCTATATCGCTGACGGAATCTACCGTTTTGCCGATGGCCAAACACAAGTCTAGGGAAGTGCTGGCGTATACGAAATGGACGGCCGATCGGCTGTTGATCGCCATGGGTGTCCTATGA
- a CDS encoding class I SAM-dependent methyltransferase has translation MIITTGEAEAPDIVERAISLARETGCRYVQRGGHSLRKLARRSGDDDVLVVLNGHVRLSGPDGSVMEFHPSMGFVRLKRVLSGKPDPMLEASGMEEGDSVLDCTAGLGADSLVFSGKGGPNSRITALESSLPLYALLKEGLRTYESHLEASDQAMRRIEVRHSHHLDYLKSLPDRSVDIVYFDPMFREPIAESASIHPLRHYANGEPLEMESVREAVRVARKTVVMKEARSSGEFERLGFTLPERGKSKITYGVISIDS, from the coding sequence ATGATAATAACAACTGGAGAAGCGGAAGCGCCGGACATTGTGGAGCGCGCGATAAGTTTAGCCCGGGAAACCGGCTGCCGTTATGTCCAGCGCGGCGGTCATTCATTGCGAAAATTAGCACGCAGGTCCGGAGATGACGACGTGTTGGTCGTACTCAACGGACATGTACGTCTTAGCGGACCGGACGGCTCGGTCATGGAATTTCATCCGAGCATGGGGTTTGTCCGATTGAAACGCGTACTGAGCGGAAAACCCGATCCCATGCTGGAGGCTTCCGGAATGGAGGAAGGGGATTCCGTACTGGATTGTACGGCGGGGCTTGGAGCCGACTCCCTGGTATTTTCGGGCAAAGGCGGCCCGAACAGTCGGATCACTGCTCTGGAAAGCTCGCTTCCCTTGTATGCGCTGCTGAAAGAAGGGCTTCGGACCTATGAAAGCCATCTGGAGGCCAGTGATCAGGCGATGAGGCGAATCGAGGTCAGGCACAGCCATCACTTGGATTATTTGAAGTCGCTGCCGGACCGGAGCGTAGACATTGTTTATTTTGATCCGATGTTCCGTGAACCGATCGCCGAATCGGCTTCCATCCATCCTTTGAGACATTATGCAAACGGGGAGCCGCTGGAAATGGAAAGTGTGAGAGAAGCGGTCAGGGTCGCGCGCAAAACCGTTGTCATGAAGGAAGCGCGATCCAGCGGAGAGTTTGAACGGCTTGGCTTTACATTGCCTGAACGGGGAAAATCGAAAATAACGTACGGAGTGATTTCCATTGACAGTTGA
- the miaA gene encoding tRNA (adenosine(37)-N6)-dimethylallyltransferase MiaA, whose amino-acid sequence MTVETKPKLLVLIGPTAVGKTKMSIEIAKEFGCEIISGDSMQVYRGMDIGTAKISVEEMEGVPHHLIDIHEPDHPYSVAEFQEQSQRLITEITQRGKLPFIVGGTGLYVESVCYGYQFSETGADEVFREEQFRYANEHGAEALHQKLAEVDPETAERLHPNDLRRVVRALEIYHMTGVPLSAQLAPQTKQSPYDLCLVGLTMDRQMLYNRIEERIDLMLSQGLVDEVAALMDKGFAPGLVSMQGLGYKEIVSYLSGEFSYEEAVVLLKRDTRRFAKRQLSWFRHMKDIEWVDVTDSGNFSANYQKIRAIIAGKFH is encoded by the coding sequence TTGACAGTTGAAACCAAACCGAAACTGCTCGTTCTTATAGGACCGACAGCTGTAGGTAAAACCAAAATGAGCATTGAAATTGCGAAGGAATTCGGATGTGAGATTATCTCGGGCGATTCGATGCAGGTATACCGGGGAATGGATATCGGAACAGCCAAAATTTCAGTCGAAGAAATGGAAGGCGTCCCCCATCATCTCATTGACATTCACGAGCCCGATCACCCCTATTCGGTAGCCGAATTTCAAGAGCAAAGCCAAAGGCTCATTACGGAGATCACGCAGCGGGGAAAACTTCCGTTCATTGTTGGCGGAACCGGCCTTTATGTGGAGTCGGTGTGCTACGGCTATCAGTTTAGCGAGACCGGAGCGGATGAAGTTTTTAGGGAAGAGCAGTTCCGCTATGCCAATGAACACGGAGCCGAGGCTCTTCATCAAAAATTGGCAGAGGTTGATCCTGAAACGGCCGAACGGCTTCACCCTAATGACCTACGCCGGGTCGTTCGTGCTTTAGAAATATACCATATGACCGGCGTCCCACTTTCGGCCCAACTGGCGCCCCAAACCAAGCAATCTCCCTATGACTTATGCTTGGTCGGTTTGACAATGGACAGGCAAATGCTATATAACCGTATTGAAGAGCGAATTGATCTTATGCTGAGCCAGGGACTTGTTGATGAGGTGGCGGCGCTCATGGACAAAGGGTTCGCTCCGGGACTTGTATCCATGCAAGGGTTGGGTTATAAGGAAATCGTTTCATACCTTAGCGGAGAATTCAGCTACGAGGAGGCCGTCGTGCTGCTCAAGCGCGATACACGCCGATTCGCTAAGCGGCAGCTATCTTGGTTTCGCCACATGAAGGACATCGAGTGGGTAGACGTCACCGACTCGGGAAATTTTTCTGCAAACTATCAAAAAATCCGTGCTATAATAGCAGGAAAGTTTCACTGA
- the hfq gene encoding RNA chaperone Hfq — protein sequence MNKSINIQDTFLNQLRKENIPATVYLTNGFQIRGTIKAFDNFTIVIDSDGRQQMVYKHAISTFMPQRNVSLMQDNSSDQ from the coding sequence ATGAACAAGTCCATTAACATCCAAGACACGTTCTTGAACCAACTGCGCAAAGAGAACATTCCGGCCACGGTATACCTTACAAACGGCTTTCAGATCCGTGGAACGATCAAAGCTTTTGACAATTTTACCATCGTGATTGACAGCGACGGCCGTCAGCAAATGGTGTACAAGCATGCTATCTCCACGTTCATGCCGCAGCGTAATGTGTCCCTGATGCAGGATAACAGCAGCGATCAATAG